A genomic region of Vitis vinifera cultivar Pinot Noir 40024 chromosome 7, ASM3070453v1 contains the following coding sequences:
- the LOC100245654 gene encoding F-box protein GID2, whose translation MRRGLDCGETPAGGVGKRQRRQVEGGEEDGEMMAETAFVNLDEDLLFEVLKHVDARTLATAACVSRQWKRTAHDERLWEMICTRHWANVGCGTQQLRSVVLALGGFRRLHALCLWPLLKSPPSSSSSPSPYTTSSHSPQSSPFSPPVVPSKKAPTRWGKDEVHLSLSLLSIRFYEKMSSKSKGS comes from the coding sequence ATGAGGCGAGGACTGGACTGCGGGGAAACTCCGGCGGGAGGAGTCGGGAAGAGGCAGAGGAGGCAGGTTGAAGGGGGAGAAGAGGATGGGGAGATGATGGCGGAGACGGCGTTTGTGAACCTAGACGAAGATTTGCTGTTCGAGGTGCTGAAGCACGTGGACGCGCGGACGCTAGCGACAGCGGCGTGCGTTAGCAGGCAGTGGAAGAGGACGGCGCACGACGAGAGGCTCTGGGAGATGATCTGCACGCGCCATTGGGCCAACGTCGGGTGCGGGACTCAGCAGCTACGCTCCGTGGTCCTCGCTCTCGGAGGCTTCCGTCGCCTCCACGCGCTCTGTCTCTGGCCCCTCCTGAAATCCCCcccttcctcctcctcctccccctCCCCTTACACAACGTCGTCTCACTCTCCTCAGTCCTCCCCATTTTCTCCTCCGGTGGTCCCGTCAAAGAAGGCGCCTACTCGCTGGGGAAAGGACGAGGTTCATCTTTCCTTGTCTCTTCTCTCCATTCGCTTCTACGAGAAAATGAGTTCCAAAAGCAAAGGCAGTTAA
- the LOC104879917 gene encoding PAMP-induced secreted peptide 2, which translates to MARALKFVSFLFLVLVLNSIAIHGRPFNVLKKPRGPDGEEMRGFFDGLSLGAIKQSGPSPGNGHKFTNAGTLGGIKDSGPSPGEGHKYVDGMPH; encoded by the coding sequence ATGGCTAGAGCACTCAAATTTGTGAGCTTCCTCTTCCTTGTTCTGGTGTTGAACTCCATTGCCATCCATGGCCGCCCCTTTAATGTGTTGAAGAAGCCGCGAGGCCCTGATGGTGAGGAGATGAGGGGATTCTTTGATGGGTTGTCTCTTGGAGCCATCAAGCAATCAGGACCAAGCCCTGGTAATGGACACAAATTCACCAACGCTGGAACACTTGGAGGAATCAAGGACTCGGGTCCCAGCCCTGGTGAGGGACACAAGTATGTCGACGGCATGCCCCACTGA